CGACGCGCTGTTTCTCCTCGTAGCTCGTCGGATCGGTGACGTAGCCGAGATGGTCGCCCGCCTCGACCGCGCGACCGAGCGCGGCGTCGGACGCGGGCCTGAACAGCCCCGACGCGGTGGCTGTGACGCGACCGAGGTGGTTCCGAACGGTTCGCTGGCCTGCCGGCGCGTCGGGCTCGCCGGGGAGGACGCCGACGTGGGAGAGCACGTTGAACACGCCGCGGACACCGGTCTCGATCGCGGAGTCGACCAGCTGTTTGTTGTGCGCGAGCTCCGGCGTGATGGCGGGGATCCCCGCCGCGGAGGCCGCAACGCGGAACTTCCCGTCGAAGCCGCGGTCGGCCCACTCGTCCTCGGCGTCCTCGCCGGCGGCCTCCGCGAGACAGACGTCGGTCCCGAACGCCAGCGCGAGCTCGCGCGAGGCGTCGTCGCCGCGGCGGTAGACCGTGTGCGTGAGCATCCCCGGACTCCCGGTGTGGAGGTCGACGACGACGTCGGCCGTCGAGGCGTCAGCCCAGAGCCGAGCGGCCATCCGCTGGTGGATGCTCCCGTCGGGGTCGCCGGGCCACGCTCTGTTCATGTTCGGGTTCTTCGCGTCGATCTCCGGCGGCGTGGTGTACGACGAGTGGTCGAACGAGATCGGGTCGGCGACCGGCACCGCGATCAGGGTTCCGTCGAGTTCGCGTTCGCGTCGCATCAGTTCGTGGTGGACCCGACGGAGCACCTCCGTCCCGTTCACCTCGTGGCCGTGCTGAGCGGCCTGGACGTACACCGTCGGCTCACCCGAGCCGTACGTGTGGACGGTGGTCTCGACGGTCGTTCCCGACGGGAGACGAGCGAGCGTCCGCCGCTCGGCAGTGTGCATACCCGGAAGTCGTGCTGGGCTATCTTGGGGCTTCGGGCGGGGAATCGAGGGGTGTGATCACCGATGACGCTTCGGGCCTGCCCCCCGTCGACGACCAGGTGTGAGCGAGTGGGCGCGCGAGGAGAGCGCGGCGCTTCGCGCCGCGACAAGGCGAACGGCGGGGCCGTGAGCCCTGCGAACGACCGACGGGAGTGAGAGCCCGAAATCGGCTATGATGGTCGTAGGCTCACCGCTCTGGCGACCTCTCTCGTTTGCCCGCCACAACGCCTTCGACGGTCCCCTCACCCCGTCCGGCGCGCACGCCGTCTCACGATCCGTCGCGCGAGGCTCAGACCGCGAGGACGGCAGGGTTTTCACGCCGGCCGCCATCGACCCGTGTATGAGTGACCTGACGGCGACGCTGCACACGACGAAAGGCGACATCACGGTCGAACTCTACCCCGAGAAGGTGCCGAACACGGTCGAGAACTTCGTCGGTCTCGCCACCGGTGACCAAGAGTGGGAGGACCCCGAGACGGGCGAGACACGCACCGATCCGCTGTACGAGGACGTACTCTTTCACCGAATCATAGACGACTTCATGATCCAGGGTGGCGACCCGACGGGAACCGGTCGGGGCGGCCCCGGCTACTCGTTCGACGACGAGTTCCACGACGACCTCAGCCACGACGGCCCGGGCGTGCTCTCGATGGCGAACAGCGGACCGAACACCAACGGTTCGCAGTTCTTCATCACGCTCGACGCGACCCCGCACCTCGACGGTCGCCACGCCGTCTTCGGGCGCGTGATCGACGGCATGGACGTCGTCGAGGAGATCGGCTCCGTGCGGACCGACCGCGACGACAAGCCGCACGAGGACGTCCTCCTCGAATCCGTCGACGTCGATCGCTAAGCCGCCGCATCCGTCGACGCCGACGATTAGCTCTCCGAACCCGCGGCGGGCCACGAGAACCAGTAGTTATGGCGATCGGGACGTTTCAGAGCGTATGAACCCGACGCGACGCCACGCCCTCCGGACCGCCGCGCTGTTGACCGCAAGCGTTATCACCGGCTGTACGTCCTCGTCGACGACGCAGACACGGACGCGAACACGGACGCCGACGGGGTCACCGCCGGCCGCAGAGAACGCCACCGCGGCGGCGGGCATGGACGGTCACCCCTCGGCACGGCGGGCGACGCTGCACACGACGAAGGGCGACATCACGGTCGAACTCTACTCCGAGAAGGTTCCGAAGACGGTCGCCAACTTCGTCGGCCTCGCCACCGGACAAAGGGAGTGGGAGGACCCCGAAACGGGCGAGACGCGCACGGACCCGCTGTACGAGGACGTACCCTTCCACCGGGTCATCGACGACTTCATGATCCAGACCGGCGATCCGACGGGGACCGGCCGCGGCGGCCCCGGCTACACGTTCGCCGACGAGTTCCACGACGACCTCCGCCACGACGGCCCCGGCGTGCTCTCGATGGCGAACCGCGGCCCCGACACCAACGGCTCGCAGTTCTTCATCACGCTCGCCGCCCAGCCGCATCTCGACGGGAGACACGCGGTCTTCGGGCGCGTGACCGACGGGATGGACGTCGTCAGGGAGATCGGCTCCGTCCCGACCGACGGGGCCGACAGACCCCGCGAGGAGGTCCGTCTCGCATCCGTCGACGTGGCCAGCGGTGACCGCTGACCGCCGCTTGGGCGACGAGTTACGAACGAGTTACGGATAGCGAGGGCCGTCGCCGGACGCCCCGTCCCAGTCACCGGGCTCGACGAGCGTCCCCTCCCCGTCGGTCCCGTGGCTCACCGCGACGCTGTGGCGGGTGTGTCTGGCGTGCGTCTCGGCCCAGCGGCGGGCGGCGCCTCGTGAGAGCCGTTCGACCCCTTCGGGGCAGTGTCGGCACCGCGCCAGCCAGGTCGCCGCGTCGTCGGGGAAGTGACCCGTATGTCGCTTGTGGTCGAGCGCGAACTGCTCGACCGCCTGGTTGCCGGCGACGAGTTCGTCGAGTTCGTACGCGAGGTCCCACTCGCGGCCACAGCGGGTACAGGAGACGGTCGGCATGTCGTCGATCTCGTCGGCGTCGAGCGCCTCGGGCGTGTCGGAGTCCGTGTCGAAGTCGTCGACCACGAGAACACTACCCGGTCGAGCGTCTTCAACGCTCCGTCAGCGCGCCTCGACGCGCTCGCCGCGGCGGTGGGCGTGGCCGATCACGAACGCGACCCCGTTCCCACAGAGGAGGGCGACGAACCCGAACGGGTTCTCCGCCGTGACGCCCGTCGCGAGGAGCGGCAGGTACGACAGCGGGAGGAGCGTCGCGACCCAGAACGCGGCGGCTCGGACCGACCCCGTGAGGCGGACGACGAGCGTCGCGAGGAGGCGCTGGAGGCGATCGATCCCTTCGATGGCGGTGCGGGCGACCTGTTCGGCGAGGGCGTGTTCGGAGACGGACATAGGGGACGATCTTCGAGTGATCCATCGGGGGCCACCCACCTATAACCGGGAAACCGTTGGCCGCTGTTCAGACGCTTCACGTCGGTTCGTCGCTGGATCGGAGAACCGTTCGGACAGTTTATCGACGACACAGACAGTTCGAGACCGTTCATGGCGCTTTCAAAAGCCGTTTCTTCGAGAACGTCGAATCCGACCGAGTCGACCGATGCCGAGCGACGTGGATCGGTGCTGACCGAGTCGACCGATGCCGACCGATGCCGAGCGACGTAGACCGATGCTGACCGAGTCGACCGACGTGGATCGGTGTCGACCGATGCCGAGCGACGTGGACCGATACCGAGGCAGTACTCGAACACGCCTCGTCGAAAGCGTCTCGGTCCTGGCCGCCGACCGCCACCCATGGACGACGGAGCCGACCACGCGGACGCGGCCGAGACCGACGAACGGTTCCTCCGGCGGGCGCTGGCACTCGCCCGGGAGGCCGCCGCCGACGGCAACACCCCCTTCGGGTCGTTGCTCGTCCACGACGGCGAGGTGATCGCCGAGTCGAAGAACACGACGCTGACCGACGAGGACGTCACCGCCCACCCCGAACTCAAACTCGCCCGGTGGGCCGCGCGGGAACTCGCGCCGGCAGCGCGCCGCGAGACGACGATGTACACGAGCACCTATCCGTGCATGATGTGTTCGGGCGCGATGGCGTACGCGGGGCTCGGTCGGCTGGTGTACAGCGTCGACGGCGAGACGGCCGCGACGCTCTCGCCCGCGAGACCGAACGACGACGTCCCGACGAGCGACTATCTGCACGAGCGCGACGACGTGACCGTCGTCGGGCCACTCCTGCGGGCCGAGGGGGAGGCAGTCCACCGCGAGTGTTGGGATTGAGTCCCGCCTCAGCCGGTCCGCTGCCTCGCCCCAGTGAACCACGGCGGGGGCGCGGGTGAGCCGTCCGCGGGGACGCGGTAGCGAAACGTCACGTCGACGTCGACCGCGGGTGAGCCGTCGCGGGTCGCGAGCACGTACGAGACGGAGAGCGACCGGACGAACCCATCGGCGGTGACACGCGCCCGGGCGGCGTACCCTGCGACGTTCGGATCGCCGGAGCCGTTCAGCGTCACCACGGCGACCGGGGGTGCCGTGTCGACGACCGTCCGCTCGACCGTCGACGACCGCGCCGAGAGACACCACCGGAGATACCGCGAGGCGCGCCACCCCTGTTCGCCCGCCGGCGGCACGTCGCCGAGTGATCGGGTGACGACCTCCCCGTCGGCGGCCGACGGGCGGTACCGAACCGCTCCGTCGGCGTACGAGGGACGGGCGGCGACGGGGGTCAGCCCGACGGGATCGCCCATCCACTCGACCCTGGAGACGAACTGACGGCGCGACCCGACCCGGACGGTCTCCGTCCCGCGGGCGGTGACGGAGCCGTTCACCGACTCGACGTAGCTGAGCTCCCAGCGGTACGAGCGGTTGCCGAGCGCCGCCGCGTGTGCCGCCGCGAGCGCGTCGGCGTCCGTCACGCCGTCGACGGACACCCCCGGCGCGAGGGCGCGGTCGGCCCCGGCCTCTCCCGGCCCGGCCGCCCCCGCGGATCCGAGCGTCGTCCGCGCTCCGCTCCCGATCGCCCGGCCCCCGCTCGTCTCCTCGCCGTCGGGCGCGACCGATCCCGGAGCCAGCGGGACGGAGACGGAGACCGAATCGACCGCCTCGGACGCCCAGGGGAACGGGGACGCCGTCGCACCCACACCCGCACCGGAGAGCACGACACCGAGCATCGCGAGTGTGACGAGGACGACGACCGCGCCGGCGAGAACGGTCGGGGACGACCGGCCGTGCGTGGCGCGCCGGGCGTCCCTGTCTGCCCGGGTCGGCACCGGTTCGACCGCCGAGACGGGGCGGCTGAACTGCTCGCGGAAGACGGCGTCGGCGGCCGCGCGGTCGAGGCCGTAGCGCGCGAGACCGTCGAGGTCGGCGGCCGACACGGGGTGGGCGTCGTACCGTGCCGCGATTCGCTCGGCCCGTGCGGTGTCGACGGCGACGACCCGATCGATCCTCGACGGCGTGGCTCGGCGCGTTCCGAGACCGTCGAGGACCGCGAACCGCCGGCCGGTGACGACGAGGACGCGGTCGCCGTCGACGACCACCACGCTCCCGTCGACGCGCGTCTCAGCACCGCGGGCGGCGTGGAGCGCCCTGACGAACTCCACGAGCGCCGCCCGGCTCCGGCCACGGAGGAGCGCCGCGAGCGTCGGACGGTTCGACATCGTCCCCCACGTCGAAGCGAGCGGGCAAGAACCCACCTCCCGGCTCACGCCGACGTCGGTTCCCGCTCCGTGTACCACGACGGCGGTTCGACGACCGTCCCGCCCACGTCGCGGTACTGCATCGTGAGCGAGAGACAGACCTCGCTGACCGCGGTGCTCCGCATCGGAACCAGGCAGTACGACCCCGAGTAGTAGTAGACGACGCCGTCGGGGGCGACGTGTGCGGTCGCGCTGTAGCGCCGGATGGTGCTCTCGGTCGTCCCCTCGATGTCGACGACGTACAGCCGCTGTCCACCGAGGATCGTCCGAACGATCGACGTCTCCTGACCGTCGAGGAGGACCCCGAGGAACCGCCGGGCCCGGGACTCCTGTGGGCCGACGCCGTCGTCGAGTTCGACCGCCGACGCGGCGACGCCCTCGTCGGTCGGCCGGTACCGCCGCTCCCCGTCGGCGTACGACGGTCCGACGGCCACCGGACCGCGGCTGACGTGGAGGCCCTCGCGGCTCACGTTCGCGACGTACGTCGACGGAGCCGCGACCGCGACCGTCTCGGTCGCACGCCCGACCTCGGTCCCGTTAGATCGCTCGACGTACGTGATTTCCCAGGTGTACGACCGATTCGCCAGCGCCGCCGCGTGCGCGTCGGCGAGCGCCTCCGGATCGGCGACGCCGTCGGCGGTGAGTCCGGGCGCGAGGCCGAGCGGGTCGCGCTCGGCCGTTCCGTTCGCTCGGCTCGTTCTGTTCGCCACGGCGGCTTCGGCCGTCGTCGCGCCAGGTGTCGCCGTCACACCCCCTGACGCTCCCGCTCGCTCAGCCTCCCCGGCGAAGACACCGACGTCGGCCCCGAGCGACCCCGGGGCCACCGACAGGACGAGGGCGGCCAGCACAGCCGCGGCGACGACCGTCACCGCCGCCGGAACCGGCTTGCTCCTCGGCCCGTCGGGGTCGCGGCTCCCGGATCGAGTCGGGGGCGTCGCCCCCTTGGTCTCTGGGGTCGACCGGCCCGCGGGCGCGAGGTCGCCGACGGCGACTCCGAGCCGATCGCGGAAGACGGCGTCGGCGGCCGCGCGGTCGAGGCCGTAGCGCGCGAGGTCGTCGAGGTCTGTCGGCGTGAGTACCGACGCGTCGTCCCGCGCGGCGAGCGCGTCGGCGCGGGCGGGGTCGACAGCGACGACGCGGTCCGCGCGCTCGGCCGTCGTGCCGAGGCGGTGGCGGAGGCGGGCGCGGTAGCCGGCGGGGACGACCAGGTACCGCTCGCCGTCGACGACCGCCGCTTCGCCGTCGACGTGCGTCTCCGCGCCCCGTGCCGCGTACAGCGCCGCGACGAACGCCGCGATCTCCTCTCGTGGGCGACCGCGGAGGCGCGCCGCGAGCGTCGGACGGGACGGCATCGTCGACCGTTAGGACCGGCCACGCAAGTATCCACTCCCGGTCCCGCCGATCGTCACCCACTGCTCGACCGGGACAACCGGGAGCAAAAGCGAAGCCGCCCCAGTGCGTACAGGGACTGATGCGGCCACTCAACGGTGTGGCCGAGGCCTCCCCCTCCGCCAGCCCGTCCGTCGTCTCGCAGGTGTCGTTCGAGCCGACGCCGTACGTGGTTCCTGTCGTGATCGCCGCGGTCCTCGCCGTCGGCGTCGCCGTCGCTGTCCGGCGTCGCCGTGACCGCCCCGGGTCGGCGTCGATGACCGCGCTCGCGCTCGGTGCGGGCTGGTGGTCGGTCTGTTACGCGCTGGAACTGGTCAGCCCGAGCCTGGCCGGCGCGCTCCTGTTCGGGCGGCTCGCGTACCTCGGGATCGTCGTCGTCCCCGTCACGTGGTTCACGTTCGCGCTCGCGTACACCGGCCGCGGCGACCTGTTGGGCCGGGGACGACTCGTCGTGCTTGCCGCTCCGGCCGCGGCGATGGTCACGCTCGCCTGGACGACGCGTTCGACCGGGTTCGTGTGGGCGAGCGCCGATCTGGTGCCCGCGGCGGACGGCTCCCTCGCGGTCCTCTCGGTCACGTACGGCCCCGTGTTCTGGCTGTGGACGGCGTACGCCTACGCCCTGGTCGGCGCGGGGACGCTGTTGCTGGTTGCGTCGGCCGCGAACGCTCGGCTGTTCCGGCGACAGACGGCCGCGCTGGTGGCGGGCGTCTCCGCGCCCTGGCTCGGGAACCTGGCGTTCCTCGCCGGCGTCTCCGCGGTCGACCTCACGTCCGTCGGCTTCGTCGTCTCGGCGGTCGTCCTCGGCGGCGGCCTCCACCGCTACCGCCTGCTCGACGTCCACCCCGTCACGGGTGGCATCGCCCGCGCGGAACTCGTCGAGCGCCTCCCCGAAGTCGTCGTGGCGGTCGACGACCGGGGGCGCGTCGTCGATCTGAACCCGAGCGCCGAGTCGGTTCTCGGGACGACGCTCGACGACGCGGTCGGCGCGGAACTCCGGGCGATCGCGCCGCCGCTCGCTGATCTCGTCGACGGGATCGACCCCGGCGGCGACCCCCCCGCGGACTTCGTCGTCTCCGAGCCGCGCCGCCACTACGAGGTCCGCGTCTCGCCGCTCCGGGACGACCGGACGGCGGGACGGCTCTTGACCCTCCGCAACGTGACCGAGCGCCGCCGGCGCGAACGGGAGGTGGCCGTGCTCAACCGCGTCCTCCGACACGACCTCCGCAACGACGTCGCCGTCATCGAGAACTACGCCGCGCTCCTCGAACGCGACCCCGGCAACGAGGAGTACGTCGCTGGGCTCGCCGCCCGGGCGGCCGAAATGCGCGAACTCGTCGAGACCGTCCGGGAGGTCGAACGCCACCTTGACGCCGACGAGCCGACGCTGTCGACGCTAAACATCGCGCGGGTGGTGCGCGAGCGGACGGCGGCGCTGGCACGGACTCACCCGGAGGCGACCGTCGAGACCGACCTCCCTGCCGACGCGTGGGTCCGCGCGCTGGATCTCGTCGGCTCG
This Salinigranum marinum DNA region includes the following protein-coding sequences:
- a CDS encoding peptidylprolyl isomerase, which gives rise to MDGHPSARRATLHTTKGDITVELYSEKVPKTVANFVGLATGQREWEDPETGETRTDPLYEDVPFHRVIDDFMIQTGDPTGTGRGGPGYTFADEFHDDLRHDGPGVLSMANRGPDTNGSQFFITLAAQPHLDGRHAVFGRVTDGMDVVREIGSVPTDGADRPREEVRLASVDVASGDR
- a CDS encoding histidine kinase N-terminal 7TM domain-containing protein, which translates into the protein MRPLNGVAEASPSASPSVVSQVSFEPTPYVVPVVIAAVLAVGVAVAVRRRRDRPGSASMTALALGAGWWSVCYALELVSPSLAGALLFGRLAYLGIVVVPVTWFTFALAYTGRGDLLGRGRLVVLAAPAAAMVTLAWTTRSTGFVWASADLVPAADGSLAVLSVTYGPVFWLWTAYAYALVGAGTLLLVASAANARLFRRQTAALVAGVSAPWLGNLAFLAGVSAVDLTSVGFVVSAVVLGGGLHRYRLLDVHPVTGGIARAELVERLPEVVVAVDDRGRVVDLNPSAESVLGTTLDDAVGAELRAIAPPLADLVDGIDPGGDPPADFVVSEPRRHYEVRVSPLRDDRTAGRLLTLRNVTERRRREREVAVLNRVLRHDLRNDVAVIENYAALLERDPGNEEYVAGLAARAAEMRELVETVREVERHLDADEPTLSTLNIARVVRERTAALARTHPEATVETDLPADAWVRALDLVGSAVDNLVENAVEHNDAAAPRLSVSVDRVAVDGERYVDVRVTDDGPPIPAEDLDVLVGRESSLDGASGLGLWLVHWIVTESGGTVTHESADPRGNVVTLRLRARTDERYHADSPSEASVEPTEAFGRVGPPNGLNPLDASLAG
- a CDS encoding peptidylprolyl isomerase — protein: MSDLTATLHTTKGDITVELYPEKVPNTVENFVGLATGDQEWEDPETGETRTDPLYEDVLFHRIIDDFMIQGGDPTGTGRGGPGYSFDDEFHDDLSHDGPGVLSMANSGPNTNGSQFFITLDATPHLDGRHAVFGRVIDGMDVVEEIGSVRTDRDDKPHEDVLLESVDVDR
- a CDS encoding succinylglutamate desuccinylase/aspartoacylase family protein — encoded protein: MHTAERRTLARLPSGTTVETTVHTYGSGEPTVYVQAAQHGHEVNGTEVLRRVHHELMRRERELDGTLIAVPVADPISFDHSSYTTPPEIDAKNPNMNRAWPGDPDGSIHQRMAARLWADASTADVVVDLHTGSPGMLTHTVYRRGDDASRELALAFGTDVCLAEAAGEDAEDEWADRGFDGKFRVAASAAGIPAITPELAHNKQLVDSAIETGVRGVFNVLSHVGVLPGEPDAPAGQRTVRNHLGRVTATASGLFRPASDAALGRAVEAGDHLGYVTDPTSYEEKQRVEATHDGLLYSITRNATVSAGQKLVGIALPLNDGADTDGADGTGEAGRTD
- a CDS encoding nucleoside deaminase; its protein translation is MDDGADHADAAETDERFLRRALALAREAAADGNTPFGSLLVHDGEVIAESKNTTLTDEDVTAHPELKLARWAARELAPAARRETTMYTSTYPCMMCSGAMAYAGLGRLVYSVDGETAATLSPARPNDDVPTSDYLHERDDVTVVGPLLRAEGEAVHRECWD